In Bacteroidia bacterium, a genomic segment contains:
- a CDS encoding PorP/SprF family type IX secretion system membrane protein produces the protein MKNLLLCIITICLFCLNAAGQDVHFSQFDFSPLHQSAAQTGNFKGDYRLTAINRVQYKSVTVPYKSLGASVDMNIAKTDEKKSWWSAGLLFENDVTGDADYKTTIVDVSVAWNSFLDENKKHQLTLAIQPGWMQNGLNFSELYFGSQYDGDIFDPNLPTGENPERSSYSNFNLNAGAAYKYVFSENSDLNIVFGASHLNQPDISFLNDKAKLFTRLTGIGALNLFLSEKISLQPQVLFYRQGKFSQLNGGANVQLHSLENNLKNFRFSAGLFYRNKDAIIARIGAGIGNLDAGFAYDFNTSDLKKASNGRGAYEVALSYIITKVKPLKKNPPCPIY, from the coding sequence ATGAAAAACCTGCTGTTGTGCATAATTACAATATGTTTGTTCTGTTTGAATGCAGCAGGGCAGGATGTACATTTTTCGCAGTTTGATTTTTCACCCTTACATCAAAGTGCAGCACAAACAGGAAACTTTAAAGGCGATTACCGCCTGACAGCTATTAACCGTGTGCAATATAAATCTGTTACAGTTCCTTATAAATCGTTAGGCGCATCTGTTGACATGAACATTGCAAAAACTGATGAAAAGAAGTCATGGTGGAGTGCAGGTTTGTTATTTGAAAATGACGTTACAGGTGATGCAGATTATAAAACAACTATTGTTGATGTTTCTGTTGCATGGAATTCTTTTTTAGATGAAAATAAAAAGCATCAGCTTACATTAGCCATTCAACCGGGGTGGATGCAGAATGGCTTGAATTTTTCTGAACTCTATTTCGGTTCGCAATATGATGGCGATATTTTTGATCCCAATTTACCTACAGGTGAAAACCCTGAACGCAGCAGCTATTCAAATTTTAATCTTAATGCAGGTGCCGCTTATAAATATGTCTTTAGCGAAAATTCTGATTTAAATATTGTTTTTGGTGCCAGCCACCTGAATCAACCGGACATTTCATTTTTGAATGATAAAGCAAAATTATTCACCAGACTCACCGGAATAGGAGCATTAAACCTGTTTCTTTCGGAGAAAATTTCTTTGCAACCACAAGTGTTATTTTATCGTCAGGGAAAATTTTCTCAATTAAATGGCGGTGCAAATGTTCAACTACATTCTTTAGAGAATAATTTAAAGAATTTCAGATTTTCTGCCGGACTTTTTTACCGGAATAAAGATGCCATTATTGCTCGTATTGGGGCAGGTATTGGAAATTTGGATGCCGGTTTTGCATACGATTTTAATACTTCGGATCTGAAAAAGGCAAGTAACGGCAGAGGAGCTTACGAAGTAGCATTATCCTACATCATCACCAAAGTTAAACCATTAAAGAAGAATCCACCATGCCCAATTTATTAA
- a CDS encoding PKD domain-containing protein, with product MKSHFWKFCLLINFLLLFADSAKATHIVGGEIFYSYLGSGNYRVTMYIYRDCANGVPPFDNPAYIGIYDQEYNLVNALQVFVQPDSILIPSTINNPCFIPPVNICYRRATYIFNVNLPPSPGVYYIAYQRCCRNNTINNIIGPDVTGATYVGEIRASSFFNNSSPRFKNLPPPFVCLNYPFVFDHSATDSNQDTIRYSLCTPLAGGDTLDPAPIPPFSAPPYNNVIFAPPYTVNNMLNGTPGIQPLSIDSITGILTATPNTIGQFVIGVCAKEYRNNVYLGETRRDYQLNVVPCPSLVVAAFLNPIVSCGSNTVSFHNGSIGAISYHWDFGVPNLTNDTSNAFNPVYTYPDTGTYNVTLIAYSLFNPGCADTIHGVVTVTKELEADFTSTVQACSTVAFFNDTILSSAPASFSYNWNFGNGTTSNVSHPQVTYASPGNYPVTLIVTSSLGCKDTVTKTINIQKLMTAAASTIQNVRCNGECNGSGLVAVTDNNGPISILWTNPPGQTTDTIVNLCQGTYSGTVTDSAGCTSNFSLSISEPPPLTLAATATPDYCSGQCIGSATAQAGGGTPPYNFVWSNGSNSGSLNQLCAGNYTVSVTDSKGCSASPVTVNVLFSDSTATLDVVPSVDTIYRGQSVNLSATQNSSYTYNWQPPTYLNSNSIANPVSTPPVDIEYILSITDAFGCKINDTAKIVVIQYRCEEPEIFIPNSFSPNGDRTNDEIYVYGGQIKELLFRIYDRWGEKVFETKQPGKGWDGFYKGKRVTPGVFVYYVEATCYDNQKFFKKGNISVIR from the coding sequence ATGAAAAGCCACTTTTGGAAATTCTGTTTATTAATCAATTTTTTACTTCTGTTTGCAGACAGTGCAAAGGCAACACATATTGTAGGCGGTGAGATTTTTTACAGCTACCTTGGTAGTGGAAATTATCGGGTCACAATGTATATTTATCGTGACTGTGCCAACGGTGTTCCTCCTTTTGACAATCCGGCATACATTGGTATTTACGATCAGGAATATAATTTGGTAAATGCATTGCAGGTTTTTGTTCAACCCGACTCAATTCTTATTCCTTCAACCATCAATAATCCTTGTTTTATTCCGCCTGTAAATATTTGCTACAGACGTGCAACCTATATTTTTAATGTTAACCTGCCACCTTCTCCCGGAGTTTACTATATCGCATATCAACGCTGTTGCCGCAACAATACCATAAATAATATTATTGGACCGGATGTAACCGGTGCTACTTATGTAGGTGAAATAAGGGCAAGTAGTTTTTTTAACAACAGTAGCCCTCGTTTCAAAAATCTGCCACCACCTTTTGTTTGTCTAAATTATCCTTTTGTTTTTGATCATTCTGCAACTGATTCCAATCAGGACACTATACGATATTCATTGTGTACGCCTTTAGCTGGTGGTGACACTCTGGATCCCGCACCAATTCCGCCATTCTCTGCACCTCCATATAATAATGTAATATTTGCTCCTCCATATACAGTCAATAACATGCTCAATGGTACTCCGGGCATTCAGCCTCTAAGTATAGATTCAATTACCGGAATACTTACAGCAACCCCAAACACCATAGGACAGTTTGTGATTGGAGTCTGTGCAAAAGAATATCGTAATAATGTTTATTTAGGTGAAACAAGACGAGATTATCAATTAAACGTTGTGCCCTGCCCGTCTTTGGTGGTTGCAGCATTTTTAAATCCAATAGTTTCTTGTGGAAGCAATACAGTTTCATTTCATAATGGAAGCATAGGAGCTATTTCATATCATTGGGATTTTGGTGTACCTAACCTCACCAACGATACTTCTAATGCATTTAATCCTGTTTATACCTATCCCGATACAGGAACGTATAATGTTACCTTAATCGCCTATTCATTATTTAATCCGGGCTGTGCCGATACTATTCATGGCGTTGTAACGGTAACCAAAGAACTGGAAGCCGATTTTACCTCTACAGTTCAAGCATGTTCAACAGTAGCGTTTTTTAACGACACTATTTTATCATCTGCTCCAGCTTCTTTTTCTTACAACTGGAATTTTGGCAATGGCACAACTTCAAATGTTAGTCATCCACAAGTTACTTATGCCTCGCCCGGTAATTATCCGGTTACTTTAATTGTTACAAGTTCGCTCGGTTGTAAGGATACTGTTACCAAAACCATTAATATTCAAAAATTAATGACTGCTGCGGCAAGTACTATTCAAAATGTACGTTGCAATGGCGAATGTAACGGTTCCGGCCTTGTTGCAGTAACAGACAATAATGGGCCAATCTCTATATTATGGACCAATCCACCGGGGCAAACCACAGATACAATTGTTAATTTATGCCAAGGCACCTATTCAGGTACTGTAACTGATTCTGCAGGATGTACTTCAAATTTTTCTTTAAGTATTTCTGAACCGCCACCACTTACATTAGCAGCAACTGCAACACCAGATTATTGCAGTGGTCAATGTATTGGTTCGGCTACTGCACAGGCAGGCGGAGGAACTCCACCATATAACTTTGTCTGGAGCAATGGTTCAAATTCAGGTTCTCTCAATCAGCTTTGTGCCGGCAACTACACGGTTTCTGTAACAGACTCGAAAGGTTGTTCGGCTTCTCCGGTTACTGTAAATGTTTTGTTCTCTGATTCAACTGCAACATTAGATGTAGTGCCATCAGTTGACACAATTTATCGCGGACAAAGTGTTAACCTTTCAGCAACTCAAAATTCAAGTTATACCTACAACTGGCAGCCACCGACTTATTTAAACAGTAATAGTATTGCAAACCCTGTTAGTACACCTCCTGTTGATATTGAGTATATTCTAAGCATAACAGATGCTTTTGGTTGTAAGATTAATGATACAGCAAAAATTGTAGTCATTCAATACCGGTGTGAAGAACCTGAAATTTTTATTCCTAATTCTTTTAGCCCGAATGGCGACAGAACTAATGACGAGATTTATGTTTATGGAGGTCAAATAAAAGAGTTGCTGTTTCGCATTTACGACCGATGGGGTGAGAAAGTATTTGAAACAAAGCAGCCCGGAAAAGGGTGGGATGGATTTTATAAGGGCAAGCGTGTAACGCCCGGGGTATTTGTCTACTACGTTGAAGCTACTTGTTATGACAATCAGAAATTCTTTAAAAAAGGTAACATTAGCGTAATTAGATAA
- a CDS encoding pyridoxal phosphate-dependent aminotransferase — MRKLADRIERLHESQTIAMARLSRELQDQGHNIISLSLGEPDFDTPKYIGDAAKKAIDDGFTKYPPISGYTDVREAIAQKLKRENNLDYKASQIVVSTGAKQCIANAVLCCVNPGDEVLVPTPYWVSYSQIIQLAGGVPVYLNTTIDSDFKVTPQQVEKAITSKTRMFIFSSPCNPTGTVYSHNELKELAAVFAKHENIFVLSDEIYEYINFVGKHYSIASFDELKNQVIIINGVSKGYAMTGWRIGYMAAPQDVAMACDKMQGQFTSAASSIAQKAAKAAISISTPDRDMMVETFRKRRDLVLNLMKDIPGWKTNTPEGAFYVFPDISYYFGKTDGSSTIKNPEDMCMYLLKDAKVALVTGEAFGDNNCIRFSYATSENLLVEAISRIKVSLAKLK; from the coding sequence ATGCGAAAATTAGCAGACCGAATAGAGCGATTGCATGAATCGCAAACCATTGCCATGGCACGCCTCAGCCGCGAATTGCAGGATCAGGGACATAATATTATCAGTCTCAGCTTGGGCGAACCCGATTTTGATACACCAAAATATATTGGTGATGCAGCAAAAAAGGCAATTGATGACGGATTTACGAAGTATCCACCCATATCGGGATATACAGATGTGCGCGAAGCTATTGCTCAGAAGTTAAAGCGTGAAAATAATCTAGATTATAAAGCATCTCAGATTGTTGTCAGCACAGGAGCAAAACAATGTATTGCAAATGCAGTGCTTTGTTGTGTAAATCCCGGTGATGAAGTGTTGGTACCCACACCTTATTGGGTAAGCTATTCGCAAATTATTCAGTTGGCGGGAGGTGTTCCGGTTTATCTGAACACTACTATTGATTCTGATTTTAAAGTAACACCACAGCAGGTAGAAAAAGCTATTACATCTAAAACAAGGATGTTTATTTTTTCATCACCATGTAATCCTACAGGTACTGTGTATTCGCATAATGAGTTAAAAGAGCTTGCAGCAGTTTTTGCAAAACATGAAAATATTTTTGTGTTGAGTGATGAAATCTACGAGTATATCAATTTTGTTGGAAAGCACTACAGCATTGCATCATTTGATGAATTAAAAAATCAGGTCATCATAATTAATGGTGTAAGTAAAGGCTATGCTATGACAGGGTGGCGTATAGGCTATATGGCTGCACCACAGGATGTGGCAATGGCCTGTGATAAAATGCAGGGGCAGTTTACTTCTGCAGCCAGCAGCATTGCGCAAAAAGCAGCAAAAGCAGCCATTAGCATTAGCACACCCGACAGAGATATGATGGTGGAGACTTTTCGCAAAAGACGTGACCTGGTTTTAAATCTGATGAAAGATATACCTGGTTGGAAAACAAACACACCTGAAGGCGCTTTTTATGTTTTTCCTGACATCAGTTATTATTTTGGAAAAACAGATGGTAGCAGCACCATAAAAAATCCGGAAGATATGTGTATGTATTTGTTGAAAGATGCAAAAGTTGCACTAGTAACCGGTGAAGCATTTGGTGACAATAATTGCATTCGTTTTTCTTATGCAACAAGTGAGAACTTACTTGTAGAGGCTATTTCACGTATTAAAGTTAGTTTGGCAAAACTCAAATAG
- the kbl gene encoding glycine C-acetyltransferase codes for MYNTLKPVLEKELEEIKSAGLFKQERIISTPQAAAITANGKEVLNFCANNYLGLSSHPKVVEAAHAAINSHGYGMSSVRFICGTQDIHKTLEQKLATFLGTEDTILYAAAFDANGGVFEPLLNEQDAIISDELNHASIIDGIRLCKADRHRYKHNDMADLEEKLKATMNKRHRMIVTDGVFSMDGTIAQLDKICDLADRYQALIMIDECHASGFMGKTGRGTHEHHGVMGRIDIITGTLGKALGGAMGGFTSGRKEIVEMLRQRSRPYLFSNSLAPSIVGASIAVLDMLSQTTTLRDKLWDNTQYFRQQISEAGFDIKPGQHPIVPIMLYEAQLAQQFAAMLLDEGIYVTGFFYPVVAKGNARIRVQLSAGHDRHHIDKALNAFVEVGKKLGVVK; via the coding sequence ATGTACAACACATTAAAACCCGTACTGGAAAAAGAACTTGAAGAAATTAAGTCAGCAGGATTGTTTAAGCAAGAAAGAATTATTTCCACACCACAGGCTGCCGCAATTACTGCTAACGGAAAAGAGGTATTAAATTTTTGTGCCAATAATTATCTCGGTTTATCATCACATCCAAAAGTTGTTGAAGCTGCTCATGCTGCAATAAACTCTCATGGCTATGGCATGTCGAGTGTGCGTTTCATCTGCGGCACACAGGACATTCACAAAACCTTAGAACAAAAGTTAGCAACGTTTTTAGGCACTGAAGACACCATACTTTATGCAGCGGCATTTGATGCCAATGGTGGTGTGTTTGAGCCTTTGCTCAATGAGCAGGATGCTATTATATCTGATGAGCTGAACCATGCCTCTATCATTGATGGTATCAGACTTTGCAAGGCAGACCGTCATCGCTACAAGCACAACGATATGGCCGACCTTGAAGAAAAACTAAAAGCTACAATGAACAAACGTCACCGCATGATTGTTACCGATGGTGTGTTTAGCATGGATGGTACCATAGCGCAGTTAGATAAAATCTGTGACCTGGCCGACCGCTATCAGGCATTGATCATGATTGATGAATGTCATGCATCAGGTTTTATGGGCAAAACAGGACGTGGAACACATGAGCATCATGGCGTGATGGGTCGTATAGATATTATTACAGGAACTTTAGGAAAAGCATTGGGTGGTGCAATGGGCGGATTTACTTCAGGTCGTAAAGAAATTGTTGAAATGCTGCGCCAGCGTTCAAGACCTTATTTGTTTTCCAATTCCCTGGCACCTTCTATTGTGGGAGCATCTATTGCAGTACTTGATATGCTAAGTCAGACAACAACACTGCGCGATAAACTTTGGGACAATACACAGTATTTCCGTCAACAAATTTCCGAAGCAGGCTTTGATATTAAACCCGGTCAGCATCCTATTGTTCCGATAATGCTTTATGAGGCACAGTTAGCACAACAGTTTGCAGCTATGTTATTAGACGAAGGCATTTATGTTACCGGTTTCTTTTATCCTGTTGTTGCAAAAGGTAATGCGCGCATCAGAGTACAACTTTCTGCAGGACATGACAGACATCACATTGACAAAGCATTGAATGCCTTTGTTGAAGTCGGAAAAAAATTGGGAGTAGTTAAGTAA
- a CDS encoding lysophospholipid acyltransferase family protein, whose protein sequence is MRIVRIVLGNLWRFWFFFEAVVTFFLLFPFLLLALRGKAPYHQAFKLMKFHARTIVFLSGIKVKVIRQYEPKKNETYIICPNHISYLDIVLTYVAFPHYFHFMGKAELERVPFFNIFFKKMNIGVNRSSRMASHKAYQRACTDLQQNISISIFPEATIPECNPQLGPMKNGAFKLAVENQINILPVCYIDNWKLLPDCPRKYLGGHPGVARVVIDKPIAVHGLTEADVPKLKDTYRKRMENMLAQYQYGYGK, encoded by the coding sequence ATGAGAATTGTGCGCATTGTGCTTGGAAACCTGTGGCGGTTTTGGTTTTTCTTTGAAGCCGTTGTTACTTTCTTTCTGTTGTTTCCATTCTTATTACTTGCATTGCGTGGCAAAGCCCCCTATCATCAGGCATTTAAACTGATGAAATTCCATGCACGTACCATAGTATTTCTTTCGGGAATCAAAGTAAAAGTTATTCGCCAATATGAACCCAAGAAGAATGAAACTTATATTATCTGTCCGAATCATATTTCTTATTTAGATATTGTGTTGACATACGTAGCATTTCCGCACTATTTTCATTTTATGGGCAAGGCCGAGTTGGAGCGTGTTCCTTTCTTCAATATTTTTTTTAAAAAGATGAACATTGGTGTAAACCGTTCGAGCCGCATGGCTTCGCACAAAGCCTATCAGCGTGCCTGCACCGACCTGCAGCAAAACATCAGCATCTCTATTTTTCCGGAAGCAACTATTCCTGAGTGCAATCCACAATTAGGCCCCATGAAAAATGGTGCTTTTAAGTTAGCAGTAGAAAATCAAATCAACATTTTGCCTGTTTGTTACATTGATAACTGGAAACTGTTGCCCGATTGCCCAAGAAAGTATTTAGGCGGACACCCCGGTGTGGCACGTGTTGTCATTGATAAGCCAATTGCAGTACATGGTTTAACAGAAGCTGATGTTCCGAAACTTAAAGACACCTACAGGAAAAGAATGGAAAACATGCTGGCACAATATCAATATGGGTATGGTAAATAG
- a CDS encoding DUF983 domain-containing protein: protein MNPSPMRAALKLKCPKCAQSNLFTDPNPYHFKKLGDMPVVCPNCALPFTPEPGFYYGAMYVSYALTVAMSVFNFIWVYLLWGFVVAPYLIINSVLLIALFPLFFRYSRSLFLAMVFKIEEAARKRQRH, encoded by the coding sequence ATGAACCCATCACCAATGCGGGCTGCGTTAAAATTAAAATGCCCAAAGTGCGCACAATCAAATTTGTTTACAGACCCCAATCCTTATCATTTTAAAAAGTTAGGCGACATGCCTGTTGTTTGTCCAAACTGTGCATTACCTTTTACACCGGAGCCGGGTTTTTACTACGGAGCCATGTATGTAAGTTATGCATTAACTGTTGCTATGTCTGTCTTTAATTTTATTTGGGTTTATCTGTTGTGGGGATTTGTTGTTGCGCCTTATTTAATAATTAACAGTGTTTTATTGATTGCATTATTTCCACTGTTCTTTCGCTATTCACGAAGCCTTTTTTTAGCAATGGTTTTTAAGATAGAAGAGGCAGCACGAAAAAGACAGCGGCATTGA
- a CDS encoding RluA family pseudouridine synthase, with translation MNAIRLQKPDIGSQVLFEDNHLIAINKLPGQITQGDKTGDVPLGDWVKQYLKEKYQKPGNVFCGTIHRLDRPVSGVVLFAKTGKALERMNELFRSRQVQKTYWAVVKNKPAKEEDTLVHYLMKNEIKNKSFASLQTKDGATRCELSYRLLTSSDHYHLLEVNPITGRHHQIRVQLSAIGCPIKGDLKYGADRSNADGSIHLHARKLTFVHPVKSEPVCIEAKPPEEPLWNYFVQQLTNTK, from the coding sequence ATGAATGCAATCCGTTTACAAAAACCGGATATTGGCAGTCAGGTATTGTTTGAAGACAACCATCTTATTGCCATCAACAAACTTCCGGGGCAGATTACACAAGGCGATAAAACCGGTGATGTGCCTTTAGGCGATTGGGTAAAGCAATATTTAAAGGAGAAATATCAAAAACCCGGTAATGTATTTTGTGGAACAATACACAGACTCGATCGCCCGGTGAGTGGTGTAGTTTTGTTTGCAAAAACCGGTAAAGCTTTAGAGCGCATGAATGAACTGTTTCGCAGCCGTCAGGTACAAAAAACATACTGGGCAGTTGTAAAAAACAAACCTGCAAAAGAGGAAGACACGCTGGTTCATTACCTGATGAAAAACGAAATAAAAAACAAAAGTTTTGCTTCATTACAAACTAAAGATGGGGCAACACGTTGCGAATTGTCGTACAGGCTGCTGACATCATCCGATCATTATCATCTGCTGGAAGTGAATCCGATAACAGGCAGACACCATCAGATAAGGGTACAACTATCTGCCATTGGATGCCCCATCAAAGGCGATTTAAAATACGGTGCCGACAGAAGTAATGCCGATGGTTCCATACATTTACATGCTCGTAAACTGACCTTTGTACACCCTGTAAAATCCGAGCCGGTTTGCATAGAAGCAAAGCCACCTGAAGAGCCTTTGTGGAATTATTTTGTTCAACAATTAACCAACACTAAATAA
- the panB gene encoding 3-methyl-2-oxobutanoate hydroxymethyltransferase, translating into MSVHSEVKKITTHVLQEMKRSGVKISMLTAYDFSLAGIIDDAGIDVILVGDSASNVMAGHETTLPITLDQMIYHASSVVRAVKRALVVVDLPFGSYQGNSKEALQSAIRIMKESGAHAVKLEGGREVKESIERILTAGVPVMGHLGLTPQSIYKFGTYVVRAREEEEAKRLIEDARILEEAGCFAIVLEKIPAVLAATVAQEVKIPVIGIGAGNGVDGQVLVLHDMLGINNEFHPRFLRRYLNLYDDIKAATAKYIADVKSRDFPNNKEQY; encoded by the coding sequence ATGTCAGTACACAGCGAAGTAAAAAAAATAACCACACACGTATTGCAGGAAATGAAACGCAGTGGTGTCAAAATATCTATGCTCACGGCTTATGATTTCAGTCTTGCAGGAATAATAGATGATGCAGGTATTGATGTTATTTTAGTAGGCGATTCTGCCTCGAATGTCATGGCCGGACATGAAACCACATTGCCTATTACACTCGATCAGATGATATATCATGCATCAAGTGTGGTGCGTGCTGTAAAACGTGCATTGGTTGTAGTTGATTTGCCTTTTGGTTCATATCAGGGCAACAGCAAGGAGGCGCTTCAATCTGCTATCAGAATCATGAAAGAGTCGGGTGCTCATGCCGTAAAGTTAGAGGGCGGACGAGAAGTAAAAGAGTCAATAGAAAGAATTTTGACTGCAGGTGTTCCGGTGATGGGACATTTGGGGTTAACACCACAATCTATTTATAAATTCGGCACCTATGTGGTTCGTGCAAGAGAAGAAGAAGAAGCAAAACGATTGATTGAAGATGCCCGCATCTTAGAAGAAGCAGGGTGTTTTGCTATTGTTCTGGAAAAAATCCCAGCTGTACTGGCAGCAACAGTTGCACAAGAAGTAAAAATTCCTGTCATAGGTATTGGTGCAGGCAATGGTGTTGACGGACAAGTGTTGGTGTTGCATGATATGCTAGGTATAAACAATGAATTTCATCCGCGTTTTCTGAGACGCTATCTCAATCTGTATGACGACATAAAGGCGGCTACAGCAAAATATATTGCAGACGTTAAGAGTCGCGATTTTCCTAATAACAAGGAACAGTATTAA
- the dnaK gene encoding molecular chaperone DnaK, giving the protein MRKVIGIDLGTTNSCVAVMEGNEPVVIPNSEGRRTTPSIVGFIKDGERKVGDPAKRQAITNPKNTVYSIKRFMGETYDHASKEKDRVPYEVVKGDNNTPRIKINDRQYTPQEISAIILQKMKKTAEDYLGNEVTEAVITVPAYFNDSQRQATKEAGEIAGLKVLRIINEPTAAALAYGLDKKHTDQKIVVFDCGGGTHDVSVLELGDGVFEVKSTDGDTHLGGDDFDQRIIDWLADEFKSDEGIDLRKDPMALQRLKEAAEKAKIELSSSTQAEINLPYIMPVDGVPKHLVKTITRAKFEQLVDDLIKRTIEPCKTALENAGLKPSDIDEVILVGGSTRIPGIQSAVEKFFGKSPSKGVNPDEVVAIGAAIQGAVLTGEVKDVLLLDVTPLSLGIETFGGVFTKLIEANTTIPTKKSEVFSTASDNQPSVEIHVLQGERSMAKDNRTIGRFHLDGIPPAPRGIPQIEVIFDIDANGILHVTAKDKGTGKEQKIRIEASSGLSDDEIKRMKTEAEANAEADKKAKEEADKVNMADTMIFQTEKQLTEYGDKLSQGNKENIQRALSKLKDAHKEKNLADIDTALNELNTAWQGASQEMYNATNNTANTTAGGADANANADTQNNTAGEVTDVDFEEVKDDKK; this is encoded by the coding sequence ATGAGAAAAGTTATTGGAATTGACCTTGGAACAACCAACTCATGCGTAGCCGTAATGGAAGGCAACGAGCCTGTGGTTATTCCAAACAGCGAAGGTCGCAGAACAACCCCTTCCATTGTTGGATTTATTAAAGATGGCGAACGTAAAGTTGGCGATCCTGCAAAACGTCAGGCTATCACCAACCCTAAAAACACTGTTTATTCTATCAAGCGTTTTATGGGCGAAACCTATGATCATGCAAGTAAAGAAAAAGACAGAGTGCCTTATGAAGTTGTAAAAGGCGATAACAACACACCACGAATTAAAATTAACGATCGTCAATATACACCACAAGAAATTTCTGCTATCATACTGCAGAAAATGAAAAAAACGGCAGAAGATTATTTGGGTAATGAAGTTACAGAAGCAGTTATCACTGTGCCTGCATACTTCAACGACTCGCAGCGTCAGGCCACCAAAGAAGCAGGTGAAATTGCAGGATTGAAAGTGTTGCGTATCATCAACGAGCCCACAGCAGCTGCCTTGGCGTATGGTCTTGATAAGAAACATACCGACCAGAAAATTGTAGTGTTCGACTGCGGTGGTGGTACACATGATGTTTCTGTGCTTGAGTTGGGTGATGGCGTGTTTGAAGTAAAATCTACTGACGGTGATACACACCTTGGTGGTGATGACTTTGATCAGCGAATCATTGACTGGCTTGCCGATGAGTTTAAGAGCGATGAAGGCATTGACCTTCGTAAAGACCCTATGGCATTGCAACGTTTGAAAGAAGCTGCAGAGAAAGCTAAGATTGAATTATCAAGTTCAACTCAGGCAGAAATCAATCTCCCATACATTATGCCTGTAGATGGTGTTCCAAAACACTTGGTAAAAACAATTACACGTGCAAAATTCGAGCAGTTGGTTGACGATTTAATTAAGCGTACGATTGAACCATGTAAAACAGCATTAGAAAATGCAGGACTAAAACCTTCTGATATTGACGAAGTGATTTTAGTTGGTGGCTCAACACGTATTCCCGGCATACAATCAGCAGTAGAAAAATTCTTTGGAAAATCGCCTTCAAAAGGAGTTAATCCGGATGAGGTAGTAGCTATTGGTGCAGCCATTCAAGGTGCAGTCTTAACAGGAGAAGTAAAAGATGTGTTGTTGCTTGACGTAACTCCTCTGTCTCTTGGCATTGAAACATTTGGTGGTGTATTTACCAAACTTATTGAAGCCAACACAACCATACCAACCAAGAAGAGCGAAGTGTTCAGCACTGCCAGCGATAATCAGCCGTCAGTAGAAATCCACGTTCTTCAGGGTGAGCGTAGCATGGCAAAAGATAACCGTACTATAGGACGCTTTCACTTAGATGGTATTCCTCCTGCACCACGCGGTATTCCACAGATTGAAGTAATATTTGATATTGATGCAAACGGAATTCTGCATGTAACAGCAAAAGACAAAGGCACCGGTAAAGAACAAAAAATACGTATTGAAGCAAGCAGCGGATTGAGTGATGATGAAATCAAACGTATGAAAACTGAAGCCGAGGCTAATGCAGAAGCGGATAAAAAAGCAAAAGAAGAAGCCGACAAAGTCAATATGGCAGACACCATGATATTCCAGACAGAAAAACAATTGACTGAATATGGTGATAAACTTTCGCAAGGCAATAAAGAGAATATTCAACGTGCGCTCAGCAAATTGAAAGATGCTCATAAAGAAAAAAACCTTGCTGATATTGACACTGCACTGAATGAGTTGAATACAGCATGGCAAGGTGCCTCACAGGAAATGTATAATGCTACCAACAACACAGCAAACACAACAGCAGGCGGTGCCGATGCAAATGCAAATGCAGACACACAAAACAACACTGCAGGCGAAGTAACTGATGTTGACTTTGAAGAAGTAAAAGACGATAAGAAATAA
- a CDS encoding GIY-YIG nuclease family protein, producing MFFVYILYSARGDRHYIGQTNDVEARLHRHNSGYEKSTSPYAPWKILCCIEKTSRSEAVILERKLKNLNTEDLKKFRLK from the coding sequence ATGTTTTTTGTTTACATATTGTATTCTGCAAGAGGGGATAGGCATTATATTGGTCAGACCAACGATGTTGAAGCACGCCTGCATCGTCATAATAGTGGTTATGAAAAATCTACATCGCCTTATGCTCCATGGAAAATACTTTGTTGCATAGAAAAGACAAGCAGGTCTGAGGCTGTGATTTTAGAAAGGAAGTTAAAAAATTTGAATACAGAAGATTTGAAGAAGTTTAGATTGAAGTAA